The Mycolicibacterium aichiense region TCGGGGCCGGTTTCTCCGGTCTCTACATGCTGCACCGGTTACGGCAGCTCGGGTTACGGACGCAGGTGCTGGAGAAGGCCGAAAGAATCGGTGGCACTTGGCTGTTCAACCGCTATCCCGGTGCGCGCTGCGACATCGAGAGCATCGAGTACTCCTACAGCTTCTCCGAAGAGATCCAACAGGAATGGGTGTGGACCGAGACCATGCCCGCACAGCCGGAGATCGAGGCGTACCTCAACTTCGTCGCCGACCGCCTTGACCTGCGCCGCGACATCCGGCTCAACGCCGACGTCACCGCCATGGCGTTCGACGAAGCCGGCGCGACATGGATCCTGCAGACCGCCACCGGCGAGACGTTCGTGGCACCTTTCGTCGTCGCCGCCTCGGGCATCCTGTCGGTCCCGCTGGAACCCGACATCCCCGGCATGGATATCTTCGCCGGCGACTCGCTGTTCACCAGCCGGTGGCCCGAAGGCGGCGTCGGCCTGTCCGGTAAGCGGGTCGGCGTGATCGGGACCGGTTCGACGGCAGTGCAGATGATTCCGGTGATCGCGCGGGAAGTGGAGCAGCTCTTCGTCTTTCAGCGGTCCCCGGCGTTCACGCTGCCGTGGGAGGTGCGACAGTTCGCGGCCGGCGAACTCGACGAGATGAAGGCGAACTACGGCGAGATCCGGCAAGCGCAGCGTGAGCACCCGGTCGGTGCGGCACGGCTCTCGGCGTTCTCGGTGCTGATCGACATGCTCGTCAGCCCACCGATCAGGACGGCCTCCCGCGAGGAGCAGGTGCGTGCCGTCGACGAGCGCGGCGTGATGGGCGCGCTCAACTGGGGGGACATCTTCTTCGATATCGAGGCCAACCGGATGGCGACCGCGTTGTACGGCGAGGCGATCGCCCGCATCGTCGATGACCCCGAGACGGCGGCGGCGCTGGTGCCGAGTCACCCGTTCGGCTGTAAACGGCCGATCATCGACCAGGGGTACTACCAGACCTACAACCGCGACAACGTCACGCTGGTGGACCTGCGCAAGAATCCGATCCGCACGATCACCGCGGAGGGTATCGACACCGCGGCCGGGCACTACGACCTCGACGTGATCATCTACGCCACTGGATTCGACGCGATGACAGGTGCACTCACCCGCATCGACGTTCGCGGCCGGGGCGGCGCGCTGTTGCGGGACGTCTGGGCCGACCAGGGCCCGGTGTCCTACCTCGGGCTGGCGGTCGCCGGGTTCCCCAACCTGTTCACCGTTCAGGGGCCGGGCAGCCCGTCGGCGGCGACGAACTTCGTCACCGCGCTCGAACAGCACGTCGAATGGATCGGCGACTGCATCGCCTACCTCAGGGACAACGGTCACCGAACCATCGAGGCGACGCCTGAAGCGCAGCACGAGTGGATCGAACACGCTACATCCCTTGTGGCGGAAACGGTTCTGGTCCACCCGAGCTGCAATTCGTGGTACAACGGCGCCAACGTTCCCGGCAAGAAACGGATGTACATGGGTTACACGGCAGGTATGCCCGAGTACCGGCGCCGTTGCGACGAGATCGCCGGCGCGGGTTACGTCGGCTTCCTGCTGGCGTGAGCAGGATGGGGCTGAGTAGCGCACACCGGCTGGCAACCCAGCTGGGCGGCGTGCTGCCGAGGTCACTGGCTGCGTTGCACCGATCGCAGGACTGGAGCCCGCTGTCGGGGCGCGGCATACGGCAGGTCGCTGAGGTCGCCCTCGACGAGCTGGTGGTCACCGGGATGACACTGATGTCGTCACCGCCGCGGCTGGACCGGCCGGTCGAGGACTATGCCGCCGTGGCGGGCGAGTTGGCCGCGCTCGGGGTGACCGGAGCGCATCGAGCGCCGGACCCCTTGGAAGTCACGGGCATTCGCCCGGTCAGCGCCGGAGTGCTGTCCTATGAGCGGATGAGCTACGACCACGACCCGCAGCTGGTCTCGGCGCTGGCCGCCGAAGGTCACGACGGCCCG contains the following coding sequences:
- a CDS encoding flavin-containing monooxygenase, producing MESADVLVIGAGFSGLYMLHRLRQLGLRTQVLEKAERIGGTWLFNRYPGARCDIESIEYSYSFSEEIQQEWVWTETMPAQPEIEAYLNFVADRLDLRRDIRLNADVTAMAFDEAGATWILQTATGETFVAPFVVAASGILSVPLEPDIPGMDIFAGDSLFTSRWPEGGVGLSGKRVGVIGTGSTAVQMIPVIAREVEQLFVFQRSPAFTLPWEVRQFAAGELDEMKANYGEIRQAQREHPVGAARLSAFSVLIDMLVSPPIRTASREEQVRAVDERGVMGALNWGDIFFDIEANRMATALYGEAIARIVDDPETAAALVPSHPFGCKRPIIDQGYYQTYNRDNVTLVDLRKNPIRTITAEGIDTAAGHYDLDVIIYATGFDAMTGALTRIDVRGRGGALLRDVWADQGPVSYLGLAVAGFPNLFTVQGPGSPSAATNFVTALEQHVEWIGDCIAYLRDNGHRTIEATPEAQHEWIEHATSLVAETVLVHPSCNSWYNGANVPGKKRMYMGYTAGMPEYRRRCDEIAGAGYVGFLLA